The genome window GGCATGACACGAACGGGTGCTATGACTTAAAGCAGCAGATAGAGAATCTTATCAAACAGGGAAAGTTGACGCATTTCGTTGGAAGATATCATAAAGACGAGAAGTTGAAAGGAAAGGTAGAAGAGTCATCATGGCCCTCACTTGGAGAAATAAGGGTTATCATAGGAGGAACTTCAATAGGACAATCTTCCAAGTCAAAGAAGACGTACCTCAAGGTGGTACAAAACGTCGAACTCTCTGGACAATCACCAAAGACGAGAGGCATAGACGAGCCAGCCATTACGTTCACGGATGAAGATGCAGAAAGAATCCACCACCCACATGACGATGCAATTGTCATCACTTTACTTATCGAGGATTATACAACTagaagggtgttggtggataaTGGAAGTTCGGTAAACATCTTGTATTACCCTGCCTTCTAACAAATGAGGCTTGttttaggacatatgtgattcaatattaggaacatatgtcactattttatgtaattggctaatcttttgaaaaaacgcactttacttgtaattgggtagatctaagatgtgtttaatacttcaaggaacaaggtttcaagttcaggTGTTAAAGCCATataagtctgtccaagaatcaagtgagaaagtgcaggattttaaaactcgatagctagcatctatcgaggtttaaaagctatTTCAGCCCGTGGCTtaacagctagctcgatagatggctatctattgagatttatgaaactcagttttttagAGTTGATTTTCATCCCATTCGTGAGTATgtgttgggttttcttttctcacaactctaaacatatataaggattattttaagggctgtcaaaggtTGCACAGTTGCacgagtgtgaagcaaagtcttgttcatgcaaattgtgaccggagacagaatttgccctagttcatctttctcttgaagaagctgttgtgtttgtacaccgtagggttttgttaCCAAGAAGCTTCTTGAACTTTATCGTGTGATGAATTAAAGAACTTTACAgtcaacatctttctcaagttggtgatcaagtcgtgtactaggatccgtgcatctattggttagtcacgtactaggaaccgttcattgaaaaggagagattgtcattacaaAATAAGtgcaattggatattggggtaagggtttaactgtaggttggtataaggtattgagattcctttacttgtaattgcttgttttgataaaagTGGATTTTCGGGAGTGATGACTTTAAAATCAtccggtggagtttttgccatgtaggttttccccattcgtaaacaaatcactatgtcaatttaatttccgctgcactttagttaattggtgatttgtttgtgctaccatgtgctttgcatgttaattagaattaattggttaatttattcacttggctaaattaattggttaatttatcacaaagggtcaatacattcttggagTATTAGCTTGGACGAGATCAACTTCGTCCAGTATGTTCGCCCTTGGTAGGATTTGGAGGAATGCAAGTGAAACCTATAGGCACCATTACGTTATTTGTAGTGGTGGGATCGTATCCATAGTAGATAACCAAGGAAGTGAATTTCCTCGTGGTGGATTGTTCGTCTTCTTATAACGCCATCATTGGAAAGCCAACTTTAGACAGTTGGAAGGTGGTAACATCTACCTACCACTTATCTATCATATTCTCTACAGAGTATGGGATAGGACAAGTGCAAGGAGATTAGTTAGTAGTAAGAGAGTGTTATTTAGCCTTGTTGGCTATGGACGAGCAAACGCAGACGATGAGCAttgaagagagaaaagttgTTGCAGAGCCCACGGAAGTACTAGAAGACATTCCTTTGGAAAAGGGTAATCCTGAGAAATTCACTAGAATTGGAACAAGTATGGAAGAGAAGACAAAGCAAGACCTCATCCAATTCTTAAGGAAGAGTATCGAtgtttttgcatggagtcacAAAGACATGCTGGGGATTGACCTAAGCGTTATCACTTATCAGTTGAATGTGCATCCATCTTCCAAGCCTGTTCGTCAAAAGAAAAGGGTCTTTGCTCCTGAGGTAGACAATGCTATTAAGGAAGAGGTCTAGATGTTAACCACAGTGCAATTTATTCGGGAAGTCTATTACTTGGATTGGTTAGCTAATGTGGTAATGGTTAAGAAGGCAAATGGcaagtggaggatgtgtgtaAACTTCATTGATTTAAATAAAGCTTGCCCTAAGGATAGCTATCCTTTGCCACGCATTGATCAGTTGGTGGACTCAACAGCAGGTCATCAATTGCTAAGCTTCATGGACACCTTCTCAAGgtataatcaaataaaaatggaCGAGGTagatcaagagaagacatccTTCATTACCAGTCaaagtttattttgttataaggggatgccctttggtttgaagaatgcgggggcaacTTATTAGAAGTTAGTTAATCACATGTTCCATTCACAGATAGGACGGAATATAAAGGTGTATGTGGACGATATGCTGGTAAAGAGCTTAGATGAGGAAAAACATTTAGACGACCTATAGGAGACCTTTGAGACACTTAAACGATACAAAATGAAGTTGAATCCAAGTAAATGTGCATTCAAGGTTTCGTCTGGAAAGTTTTTAGGATTCATGGTTTCACAAAGGAGAATTGAAGCGAATCCAGATAAGATCTAAGCCATATTGGGCATGGAACCACCAAAGAATATCAAAGAAGTCTAGTCCATCATTGGATGAGTTGCAACCCTAAATAGGTTTGTTTCCTTCAAAGTTCTCAAGGAGGCATTTGAATGGATGAACGAGTGTCAAAAGGTCTTCCAGGATCTCAAACTCTATCTTACCACGGCTCCACTGCTAAGTCCATTCGTATCAGGTGAGGAGTTATATTTATACTTAGCAGTGTCCTCACATGCGATAAGTTTAGCATTGATCAGGGAAGAAGAGAAGGTGTAGAAGCCTACGTATTATACAAGTCAGGTTCTGAGGGGAATGGAAGGACAATATTGGCTTTTGCATTGATAACGGCTTCCAAGAAGTTGAGGCATTACTTCCAAGCTCACGTCGTCAACGTTATGATAGATCATTCGCTCAAAAAAGCAATGAACAAGTTGGAAGCTGCAGGGCGATTAATCCAATGGGCTATCGAGCTTAGTGAGTTTGATATTAGGTAACAACTGAGAAATGCAGTAAAGGCTTAAGCTCTTGTAGATTTCATCATAGAGTTCACTCCAAGTCATGGGGACTTAGATGATATGAAAGACATTAAAACATGGGTCGTCCACATGGACGGATCGTCTCTACTACATGCGGGAGGAATAGGAGTTGTTTTACAATCCTTAGAAGGAGATAAGTTGAAGCACAAGGTTCGTCTACAGTATCAAGCAACAAAAAATGAAGTTGAGTATGAAGCCCTTCCTaaagggctagaattggctAAGTCCTTAGAGGCAAAATCAATACTCGTCTAGGGAGACTTACAGTTGGTTATAGGTCAAGTGAATGGAACCTATGAAGCTAAGGAAGAGCAGATgaagaaatatattaataaggTAAGACACCTTGTTAAGAGATTTAAAGAAGCCGGTTTCGTTCAAGTCCTAAGGGAAGAGAACATGGAAGCAGACGCCTTAGCAAAGGAAGCATTTAATGCGAATTGATGGACGAGTTTGATGAAGTTCAATATATGCTCAGCGTAGATCTTCCAGAGGTACAACAGGTAGAAGGTGAATaaaattggatgaccccaataATCACCTATCTAAAAGACGAAAGGCTTCTAGAGAGAAAAGACGAGGCCAGAAGGCTAAGGATCAGATCAGCCAGGTACATCCTTATAGACTAGGTGCTATACAAAAGAGGCTTTTCTCAGCCTTACCTAAGGTGTTTAGCTCCAGATGAAGCAAACTATGTATtgagagaagttcatgaaggagtGTGTGGCAACCATTTAGGAGCTAGATCACTCATCCACAATGTCATCCTTGCAGGttattactggccaaccattCAAGCTGATGCTAAGGCGTAAGTTAAGATGTGCGATCAATGTCAACGATTCAGTAACATCCCTAGATAGCTGTCGGAGTACCTTACCCCAATGATGGCCCCATGGCCTTTTGCATAGTGGGGATTGGATATTTTGGGTCCCTTTCATTGGAACCAGGTAGATGAAGTTTTTGGTGGTG of Quercus lobata isolate SW786 chromosome 8, ValleyOak3.0 Primary Assembly, whole genome shotgun sequence contains these proteins:
- the LOC115956648 gene encoding uncharacterized protein LOC115956648; amino-acid sequence: MKGDPNKCKKNKYCHFHRDHGHDTNGCYDLKQQIENLIKQGKLTHFVGRYHKDEKLKGKVEESSWPSLGEIRVIIGGTSIGQSSKSKKTYLKVVQNVELSGQSPKTRGIDEPAITFTDEDAERIHHPHDDAIVITLLIEDYTTRRVLVDNGSSVNILYYPAF